A single region of the Lycium barbarum isolate Lr01 chromosome 2, ASM1917538v2, whole genome shotgun sequence genome encodes:
- the LOC132628917 gene encoding MDIS1-interacting receptor like kinase 2-like, which translates to MNQISGTIPPQIGSIKKLEVFHIFVNQLNGSIPGEIGHLRCLTELDFSTNILNGSIPVSLENLNNLSYLHLYENQLSGSIPAGIGKLVNLVELHLDTNQLTGHITPEIGNLINAKSFFASSNKLSGPIPAEIGKMKSLKELSLFENNLSGPIPKTIGDLTELKLLHLHANQLSGPIPSELGNLKKPE; encoded by the coding sequence ATGAATCAGATTTCAGGAACAATCCCACCACAAATCGGCTCAATAAAAAAGCTTGAGGTCTTCCACATCTTTGTCAACCAATTAAATGGTTCCATTCCGGGAGAAATAGGTCACCTAAGGTGTCTTACTGAGCTAGATTTTAGTACTAACATTCTTAATGGTTCAATTCCTGTTTCATTGGAGAATTTGAACAACTTGTCTTATTTGCATCTTTATGAGAATCAGCTCTCTGGTTCCATTCCTGCAGGAATAGGAAAACTCGTCAATCTTGTTGAACTTCATCTTGATACAAACCAATTAACAGGTCATATTACTCCAGAAATAGGTAACTTGATCAATGCCAAATCGTTCTTTGCTTCATCCAATAAATTGTCTGGTCCTATTCCTGCTGAAATAGGTAAGATGAAGTCACTTAAGGAGTTAAGCTTATTCGAAAACAATCTCTCTGGTCCAATTCCCAAAACAATAGGTGACTTAACTGAGCTCAAACTCTTGCACCTTCATGCCAACCAACTTTCTGGTCCCATTCCTAGTGAGTTAGGGAATTTGAAAAAACCTGAGTGA